From Branchiostoma lanceolatum isolate klBraLanc5 chromosome 16, klBraLanc5.hap2, whole genome shotgun sequence:
GGGGAAACATCATAATTCTACTGTGGTTGCAGAAGAGCCATCTAGGGATCAGATTACAAATTGCAAGAAACTCCAAGCAAAGGAACTACCTGATGTGGCAGTACTTGGTTGGGTAATGGTAGAATTTTCCGAACTCAGGTATTCTAAGTGATatgacataaacacacacacacaggatagCAGAAGAAATTATCAATCAAGGCAAAACCATCGCCACACATTCCATGACTTTGCTCACAACCttggtcggcgctgggttgggagtagcctggaatccatcctatccTACCACATATGACCTTGCTAATGGCTAACTTCcgaccatggtctggagaaagtCAAGTACCAGTTATGCGTGACAGGGACTTAAAATGTAGCATCTTGCACGACCTTTGATTCTCAAGTCTGTATACTATGTTTTTgataaatcaattttttttagattaaagGGTTGAAAGTTGAAGATGATAATACTTACTATATGAGGGAATGTGCTCTATGGAGACTGGTGCATCTTTTTCAGCCAGCGCTAGACAAAAAATACAGAACAGAACATATTACAGgactgaacatacatgtataagaatatgttgatgaaagttagacatccaggtaataagatatgccgcAAGGCAGGTACAAgcaataagatacgccaaaaatactaaaacaacaggagctacttgattcattagcatacaaccttgtcttgacttactaaTTTcgattgaaccatctgaaattgtcttcacttttttAACATATCTACTtcgagttttggtataaaacctggtatAAAACCTTGCAGGCCCTCTTTTCTCCTCCTGCACAATCTTTTAGATACTTTCAACTACTTCactattgtttttttatatatgtgcgaatgaataaaacaaactacAAAAGTGTTCTTGTACCTCTAGGGTTATATTTGGATGTGTCCAACACCCACGGAAGCGGCCCCCCTTGGAACACCACATCTTTGGATGAACCAATGGCCACCACCGCTATCTTCTCTGGGTCTACAGGCTACATAAAAAGAGGTAAAAACACACACTGAGCAAATATTCAGCTACAACTTGGTAAAATCCAAACCATCTCGGAAATCAACCAATGATCTGTTGATAGTCAGCGATCTCTGTGATGCACAAAAAATTACATACACGTGGGTTGCAGGCTGCGATGGTCACTTGCTTGATGGTCCACAGAAGCATGTTTGTTTTCTCAGTGTAGGTTATCAAGGTTAAACACAGTTCTGTGTACATACCTTTAGTGGGTGGTACCCTGCGATGGTCACAGTTGCTTGAAGGTTGACAGACCCATGTCTGTACGTAGCCATGAGCTGGGTGTGTCCCTGGGTCAGCGCCTTCACCTGCACTGCTCTGCAGCTGGTGTTCACGGGAGAGTCCACAGCACCTGCAGGGGAGGGTGGGTGTAGACATTGAGGGTAAAAGATGAGGGCTATTCCATTTCTATGAAGGGTGGTTAGGAACAATATAATATTCcatttaagtacatgtagtcataaTCTTTTATTATGTGAAATTGTTCTCGACTCCCTTTGCTCTTTCTGGCTAAAAAAGATTGACTGCAAGAAGaataaaaagaacaaaacaaagttcCAAACAGCCCATCTTAAAGTGAAAATGGACTACCCTTTCAAAGTTTAGAAAGTAAAAAAACGTAGGAAGTCTGACtttatttttaatttcaaaagaAATTATCGACACCTTCTACAAGCTGAAAGACCTCTCAAATGGAGTGGTCCTTAAAATTTGAGAAGCTAGAATATAGAAAGTGGTAGGTAGTCCTTATAATACCAGGGATATCCTTATAGTACAACAGAAATTATACATACCTTCTACAAGCTGAAAGACTGCCTTGTCGCTGAACTTGAAGTCCATCTTGAGTTGTCTACAGTCGTCATAGTGATGCAGCACTCTGGGGTCTGTCGAGAACAAAGTATTTTAACTTACTCACGACATAATATAGATCTATagacaatacattttttgtgcATTATTGTATCTGTGTGTTCCCTTACAATTAGCCTTCAGACAGGCGTTTGTAAAATAAAGATTTCATCTTCCACTTGCTACAGTGTAGATGTCATTTCATAAAGCCCCAGTAAAAATCGACGTATAGAAATCAGCTTAACATTTTGTGTATTGTATACTCTTAATGAcaacacacgtacatgtagttggtgaCAATGCATGAATGTATGACTTTTGATAATAAAAAACATGATCTTAATTCATCCAACAATGAGATCATAACTCTTGTTGTAACATCTGTCCATATCAACAGCTCACCAGGTCTGAAATCATTACTAATACCAGCCTACatattttttattgttttttttattggttagaaattacccgcaatggcagcctttctagcactaattgatgcagggtttacaggttccacataatacacaacatatacatatatacatatcttatccacacttgcattatgtggaattgtcgcaagggtctgggcggctgccattcggcgccaccaggtgaccccaatacgaccttccccaaccgaagtcaggtacccatttacacctgggtggagtgaggtaaGTCGTGTAtagtgccattcccaagggcacaagatcagtgacatgacaggatttgaactcGAACgtgttaaaaaaatgtttgggcTTCTTACTTTGTGAAAGATCTGCGAAAAGAGCCAGAGGCAGATCCAGGGTTGTGCCAATCTCAGCTTCCACGGGTGAAGGTAGGAACTGGATATCACTGGGGGGTAACACATACACCTGTGTGGGAAATAATAGgagtaatacaaaatgtacatgtacactattgTGAGAAATGAttggcaagtacatgtacaacaatgtacatgtacatgtacatatagtaaTGTTATATTTCTTTGACTGAAGTCAAAAGTACATGGTCATTTACCAATTTATCTACCATTTTCATTTGGCAAAACCAACAATccatgtacattacatgtatatctagacACTAGTAAGTGTTGTACcttcagtatacatgtagatattatgTCTTTTTTCGAGACACATTGAATATGCAACTAAAGTGACATTGAAATGTTTCATACAGTTGAGAGATATCTGACAAATCTTAGATTGCTCAGCAGTTACAGCATATAGTGGAAAGAGGAAATGTTATTACATAAATCTATTAAAATGCAGTTTTTTAATGTGTTACCTTTGCCTTCCCTGAGTGAGCAGTGTTCTTGACATCCGTGGCAGTGACGACGGTGGATCCCACGGTTGCCGTAGTAACCAGACCCTTGCCGTTGACCGTAGCGACCGCTGTAGCTGACGACGACCAGGTGAAGCCACCGCTCCCTCCTAGCGCCTGGGTGGTAACAATCATGACATTGACAATTAGAAAAATGTAGCTTGTTCccttctccaagaagatgtgGGTAGAATaatttgtgtgtttctgtgtgtctgtatgtgtgcgtgtgtgtgtgtgtgtgtgtctgtgtgtacatgtgtatgtgtgtgtgagtctttatgtgtgtgtgtctgtgtgtgtacatgtgtgtgtctgtgtgtgtacatgtgtgtgtctgtgtgtgtctgtgtgtgtacatgtgtgtgtctgtgtgtgtacgtacatgtgtgtctctgggtgtgtgtctgtgtgtacatctgtatgtgtatgtgtctggtCTTTATGAGtgtgtctctgtctgtgtgtgtgtgatacttggtatgtgggttactcaagtcttgataagacctagaaatgatttgattttgggcctTTTTTAGAACCTTTTTATgttactgcagtggaacttctggttttgttAGTGCAAAGGtcatctacatttcaaaagaatTATACCTTTAGCGTCTTCTGATAGGTGAGTCTGTTGGTTGGTTCCCATGGAAACACAGTGATTGGCGGGAGGACCAGGATGGGGTCGTAGATCTCCACGGACTGTGTTCCCTCCACTGGGGTGGGCAGAAGGTCGGCTTCTCCGTTCTGGGAGAAAAAATTCCGGCTCAGAAAAGAATAGGAATAGCCATGCCTTCAAGAACAAGAGTTACTTAAGGTGTTCAATAACTATCATGATCATAGAACTTGAAAGTCAGGGTATTAACTAGCTATGCATCCAGGCCTAGCTGCAGTGGGAAGTAGAAACGGTCAGTTATCGCCccaaggaaggtgacagacggtcactgaaacatcATCGGCTAGTGGTATTTCAATCCCTGTTGTGTACAGAGAACATTTACATAATAGGTAAGGCGAGATTGGCTGCTGAGAGCAGAGTTGAGCTTGGAGTTGGAAGATGTACTTTCTAAGAAGTAAGTTGGAGTTGCGGTCCTCGGACCACAGGTATGTACACCTCTTACTCTTGGTTAGCTCTTAAGTTATAGATCATGTATCTGTAACACATAGACCCTGTGCTGTAAACCTAGACCTGATATACCTACTGTTATATATCTGTACATTGTATCCTCAACCTGTTATCCTAGACCTGTATATATGTTAGTGTTGAGTATTGTATCGGATCAATAAACGCAGATACATGTGTAGTAACAGATAGTAATCGGTCTGGTTTTTACCAAACACGGCCTCAACTCCTAATTACAAGTCCAATCATAACGACATAATTTGCAGACTTACAGTTTTGATGATACCCTTCATGGTCCCCTTGATGTCTGGGAATCCCTTCTGGACAGTCCTCACCACATGGTACGACCCGTTCTGGGACGAGTGAAGAACCTCAAAGAAGTCCGTCGGGAAATGTCCTTCTATGAACAAGTTCTGAAGAAAGGGAGTTGAGAATTTTCTACAAAGATACTGATTTTCAAGTTAATGGTGTGCACTTGCCTGTAGGTTATACAATAAGTAAGGCTGTGTACCTTGCATACTTGTAAAATCTTTTAGGTAGAAGGCCggacctacatgtaaatatcaagggtgcctgtacctgaacaaactaAAACCTTTAATAGATACCATTTTTAGACTAACGATTGGTAAATATTCTGTTCTAGATAGAGATGACAATTAAGCacttgaaaattatgaaaacttgCTAATACCGTTGCTTTAAGATTACAGATATGCAAATCCTTGTACGAACATGACTGTTTACCACACcagtatctgtacatgtacatacctctGAAGGATAGATCTTATGTGGGTTCTTGCTGTAGACCTCTATCGTGACTTCATACTCTCGACCCGTCTCCAATATGTTATTCTTCCCAGGCGCAATGATGAATTctgaaaaacaagcaaacaatttATAAACCGTACTACGGGTAAGCAGTCTGACACATAACATGGGTCTTTACATACCATACAAATTTATTGTATGGTAAAGTCATTGAATTTTACAGCGACACAACTTTGCagtagaaaatactgtaatctATTTATTTTGCTAGGTGGTAGGAAAGGAAAAGAAGCAGTAGGGGAAAGGAGTGTTTTAAaattgtggttgaaacaattctgtatagTAATACATTGGGTATTCATGGTGCCATGGATTTGCAGTTAAGAGGACACTGTGAAAACCATTGAAtgaaaaccacagcaaacatttaaGATTTACAGCAACAACTCCATGCATATTATTTTCAATTTATTATTACTTTCAGTCAGTGAAAAGTTGTTGAGTGTGTTCAAGAAACATTctaaacaaaatatttcttaaagaaAACTTACTGAGCGAGCCTGGCTCGACAACATGTATCCCAGCAGTCGGGTTGTGAGGGGCTTCTTGTAATTTTATGTCTGAAATTCCAGGCTAAGAAATGGTACTTTAAACAGAAAGTACAATTGTACAATTAACAGTGGGTTCAAAGTGTATAACAAAATATGAAAGGCTATGTCAAACTTTTCCCACCGTCATAATCTGTAAAATCATgattgtatctgtatagccggtataatcaCCCTTGAGCAtaacatcattatcattatcatcatcatcatcatcataccaGAAAAAATCTGTTCCAAAGTGTAagagtttattgagtttattgaaaTACCCTTTAAcccctctagggggctaatcttccagggctcataaagAAGCCGCATGCTGAAAATATCAGGGCACAACATCCCTGTTTGAAACACcttgttaagaaaaaaagacactttACCAATGAAAGTACCTAATCTACATACACATATCTTCCATACGTAGTTAGTTCATACAGAAAGGATACTCTTGTCGTACAGTGTAAGAGTGGTAGTGCCCATGGCGAGGGCAGTCACAGTGGAGGAGTCCCTGTCCAGACTGGCAACCTTGTAACTCCCTCCTTGTAACTCAAACCTGTACTGGGGGGAAGGCATGGCCACCTCTGGAAGAGACATAAAAGGAGACACGCATCTTTAAGGTTGTGCTGTAGCATCAAGACAAAAATTGAGAAAGCCCACTACTTTTTTTAGGTTGatttctatctacatgtatattctaattTTAAAATatacacatgtgcatgtaaAAACAGCAATTAGAGCAATTAGAAAACATATGGCATCATTTCTGCAGTGAAAAAGTTACATCAAAAACTAGCATGAAaattttttctgtattttgtaatCTAAATGGACTGTTAAACTTGATACCCAAACTAACGAtgcaacaaagaaacaacacgAACCTACGTTGAGTGTGAAATCAAATTAGTCAGACTCAGAATGCTGTCCTGTATAttttgctttctattttgttattGGATGGGCCTAACTACTTTCTCTTCGCAGGCATGGGCTGAATGGCAAGGAGCTTACAATAGGCTGGGCGAGATCGCAAGggtgccattcggcgctaactcaggtgacctcaatacaacaattgccccatgtgtgACCATAgaactgtaggttttgaaccgctcacaccaggaaggacccctatttAAACATtattcctggttaaataaataaacaaacaaacaaacaaatttgtcCACTTAGAAACATACCATTGATCTTCCCCTGTCTGAACCTCTCCACGCTGTACTTGATGCGCTGTCCCTGCACCAGGTACACGTCGTAGGACGGGTTGAGAAGCAAGTTGTCAATAACTACTAGCTGGACATCAGCTGGGGACACGTCCTGGGATcggaacaaacaaataaacaaacaaactttaaaaatGGCCAGGAAAAAGGCAACAAATCATACTGATTGATATGAATGTGCTGGAATGTTCAGGAGTTTGCATTTAAGATACTTTCATAACAGTCGCTTTTGgattgctgtgtttttttttttctctgtgtaCTCGTACATCAATTTTAGACTCATTAACTAAGGGTTTTATTTAACCGTGGCAAGAAGATATCATATGTTGCTaagttagagctgtgtaccggtacactgtacctatacagtaccggtacaatcaattaggtacaggtccaaaaccCCTGTGTACCGATACTGTACCATAATTTGAACATTCGTTTAGTacttcaggtacaggttcaggtccggacctgtgcctaaaatttgtttaggtacacagctctatgttAAGTGCATGAATTTTATTAAAACTAAGTTATTGTGCATGCAAAAGGTATCGGAATGGATGTCACAGTTACAAAATGGTACAAAAAGTGTTACAGAATGACGCCATCACCAACCAGTGGTCGTACATGCAATCCAAGAGCTGTTCTGGAATTGAAATTTGTGCTTTGATAATTGCAACAAACACTATCTACACTACACATGTTCTATCTACagccatctatctatctagttTGCCCCACTCACCTTGTAGATGGGGTCCTTCAGCCTGATGTTGACCTTAGCTGACCCAGTTTTGATGCCCTCCACCAGTGCCACGTTTCCCTGCTTCCCCGCGCTCTCCAGGGTCAGGACGTCCGGCGGGGCGGCGTAGGACGTGTCCGCAAACCTCAGGATCCTAAACAGAACGTTAGGGATACAGTGTTATCAATAATTCAATTCATAGTTATGCTATGCAACACAGAAAAATAGCAACACTTTTCTTCATTCagctttcattcattcatccatctttCCATCCTTTCATTCCTTAATAATCCATCCATCTATTGTCCTCCATTCATTTTTCTATTCTTTCATCCtacttccttccatccatccttaatcaaccttttcattcactcattccttTCCATCTAATGgcattccattcattcatttgctggttcattcattcattcttgtgttcattcgttcattcataaCCATTCATTCTTgtgttcattcattcgttccCTTTTACCTGAGAATAGTAGCAGCTGGTACGTCAGACTCTGGATCGTTCACTAAGGTCCAGTCAAACTCCTCTCCCTCCAGACTGTTGAAAGTGTTcaactcattcattcatcaattcgTTCATTCACTCACCCATTCAGTCATTTGTAATCCCTACCTGAGGATAGTAGCAGCTGGTACGTCAGACTCTGGATCGTTCACTAAGGTCCAGTCAAACTCCTCTCCCTCCAGACTGCTGAACGTGTTCAGTTCATCGTCCAGTGCCTTGATCTCAAACGACTCGGGCGAGTCCTCCAGGTAGAGTTCCCGCGTGGTGGTTTCCACGGTGATGGAGTGTATCCTGTCGACGATGACGTCACAGCGTAGCATCTGTCCCGTTTCTGTCATATAAAATAGCGAGATGTCAATCATAATGTttcaccggtgcaatggcctagtgggtagagtgtttgccttgcacacggtaagtcgtgagttcgatcccggccgggtcataccaaggACTCTAGAAAtgttacatactgctttctctgcttagcattttTAGGACAGAGGGGGGACATTtcttctgtcccaacaagcaaatttccgtcccagcaCAAATTGCATGTAGAGAAGGAATCTCTAGTGTTCAAAGAATCTTACCTTGTTCCTCGGCAAGTATGATAGAAGTGAGTTTGTTCGGTTGAGTGGAAATTGCCGTAACAACCGCCTTGTTGGAACATTCCTTCCCATGATGCAGTGGGATAATCTGGACAGTGGCGACCTCGGGTCTTGTTGACCTCCTAAAACAATAAGGAAAGTTCACGAAAATCAAATAGGTCTACTTCATTATAAATATTTTATAACACAAGAAACCatattatgataatgttttatGCAATTGTTAATTGTGCAGCTTGAAAATTTTTACCTTTTCTGCCTTAAGAGAAATTTCAAGCGTATCACCATACTGTGCACCTTTCTTTATAACGTTTTTGTGCTTTCCGTGATCTATTTTTTCAATGTCATTGTCAATTGTATGAATTGACGTAAGTAACAGTCATTATCTAAATGTTGTCAATTGCATTGCTATTAAATCAACTATTAACAGTGCCAacactgcacacaaaaatcatcttcattaaaggaaacccaagcaatattatggcccgaaaatcggattttgacaGTCAATTTCTTCagcaatttctatacatgattagttcaaacaacactatcacaatgtgtTGCGacatccatcatgcaaaaatatgacgttgttgtgactCACTAAAAATCGGggggttttgtaggctcgcgaaactaagggaatcattgtcCGGCATGTTTTTGGGCggtttaaaatgctcaaagtagtTGTTATTACGCAATAATAATAGtgtaaatgtgctaaatagtgttagtaaatgtcactaccataaagatttcagcattttttaatttccatattttggaccctaatattgctttggttgcctttgatACTCCCAAAataaccccatcaggggcaaagtactAGTAAGGGGTGGGTCACAGAGGCCTCAAGCCTGGCACGGAAATTATGACTCAACGGTGAGAGCCGTCACAactgtgccaggcagggcattccactggggaatagtACGGGGGAAATATGAGTATGTGACGCCCTCATATGAAGCATAGTTATACTGCAGTGCACATTCTTGatttatgatgtacatgtacaccgtTCTGACACAATCGcagacagcccccctcccccttcaaattcctagaattttgcaTACAGACTTTGCCCGATGTGCTCTTAATCCTTGATGACAATACCATGTAATTTGGCTGACAGGTGAAGAAAGAAGCCGGTCAAGGACGAAACGATTatttatgggggaggggggctgtagTTGCGAACCGGGAACAGAGAGGCGCACATGTCACCGCGCAAAATCTGGTCAGAAAACAGCTACTTACCACGTGAAGCATCCATCGCTGGCTTCCAACGTGAAGTTAGTGGCAACCGTAGAGTAGTACGGAAGTAAAACCTTCGGCGCGTTGAGTTTTGAAGCGAAACTTAGCGAAATCTGGAGAATGATAGGCAACAAAGATTTGTAAAGTGCCGCCATGCTTCCTAACATGATAAACTCCGAGGCCCTTTAGTAGGCCAACGTAAAATAAATGCCACCGCGATATTTAAATGACTTAATACAAGCCATCCACGGTGATTTCATCCTTGATATGTGACTATTTGTGGTACAGTATATCAAAAAGGTATATTTCCGTCATACATAGTGCAAATATAATCAATTGATAACTTTTCTACTATATGTAAATATCAAAAGGCACCTAAATATTCACGAAAGACACTCTAATTGAAAGTTAGGGAAGCGTAAATCCCGCCAAGGTGAAATGAAAGACCTTCTTGGATTGGTCAATGCCAGTGACTTCATCTCTCTGTCATTTTGCGAATCACAGCTTTCACGTACGCGTTACGTTTTCACAAAAGTTTATTCCGTTCTGTGGGAAGTTTGCCTTTTCTGTCTTAAGTATAACGTTGATTGACTAATCGTAATAGCTAAAagaatttgttttatttacatgAGATAAAAAGTTGACATTGTTTACAATAATCTAAAGCAGTCAGTGTACGGCTTAGTTTTTCAGCCTGACAAGCGTCAACATTTTGGCTGGCTGAATGAATTAAATATTTACACGAACACATTCATGTTATAACGTATGTTATAACATCGTGTTATAACACATAACAGAACAATAACATATTCgtgtgataaaatgtgaccgTTTTATCCGATGCGGATATGCACCGTTTTTGtgtgtccgctctccccaccaacctctgcttggagagtagaattaAATGTCATTATCTAAAAGCAGTGTTTCCTGAAAAAACGATAGCCCTAACTGACCCGAGTCTAGAAGAGGCTGTGAGAGTCCTGTGACGATCTCCCCAGGAAGACTACAACAAAGGCTTGGCCTGAGGCAGTTCCTTGGCTGGGCCTTTCACAGTAAGGATTCTAGTCCGACCAGGGGGCTTAGCATAGCGACATTCTCTTCATTGATACCTAAGACAAGTACTGTTGAATAGTGTCTGCCCAGACTAGGAAACTTTGCTGAGTGATTTCACTGAAGCTCGTTGTCTTTCAGTTTCATCACTTGTGATTCGTGGCCAGTTTGACCGACAGTTGCATAGTTTATATCATGTAGGAGTTATCTTAAGATGCCAGAAGACAATGCATTATAGGTAAATACACAAAAGACTGCTTTGTTAGGAAACATACTGATACCCACGAGTTATATTCCATAACCCCACCTGATGGTAAGAAGATATTACAGATTACCTTTATTGATTCGTAAATAGaatcttaatttttgttttgtataatttttttttgcgatTTGTAGTTGACCGTACAAAATTATTGTACTTTTCATTAGTACAGTGTACTAATTGTACAAAAGtcattgtactttttgttgtgtcgataCAGCTTCTTTTGTACAACGTTAGTATTTATCAAACATGACACGTTTTCGACCTTTTCCAGTCACAATTTTGTAAACAACTCGAAAGGTTCTCGTGGCCTTTACCTCACCTGTTAATTTATTCATAACAAGCACAATGAGGAAACTTGCCAACCAATCAGATGCCTGCCTTAGTGTCACATGACGTGACGTCATATGTCTAATTTCCCACAACTCTAATCTCGTCCAGAGCAGTGGGCCAGTATACCCGCCAGTCCTTGTGGTAGGTAGTCACCCTTTACGCGCCCTTCCTTCGTGAACGCATTTCTAGCGACGTTTTCCTCATCGGGTGGTCTCTCACCCTCCCCGCTTTCAGTCAAGTTGGGCAAGGAAGGGAAATCCACACCGAAGACCATGTTGGCCAAGACTTTGTTTCTCTCAGTGGCGCTACTGTTGGGGGCTTTCTGTTCAGGTAAGTGAATTAGCCTTTAGTGACGTCTATGTTATGTAGTTACCCGGCGTTGGCTAGAACCTCCTGGGTTATGTTAGACTAGCTAGTGTGTTGCAATTTACAAGGAAATCAAAGGAGGCTcaatcaaaacctccttgggaaaaCAAAACTGTTTATACGGTTTGATGTAATAGCTTTTTTAATAGCTCAAATCACCCGGCCGGCTAAGGCAAACTATAGTTCTTGTGCAGTGTCCTTGCAAACTGGGGACCCAAACAAGCTCAACCACGAAT
This genomic window contains:
- the LOC136421471 gene encoding nuclear pore membrane glycoprotein 210-like, yielding MLGSMAALYKSLLPIILQISLSFASKLNAPKVLLPYYSTVATNFTLEASDGCFTWRSTRPEVATVQIIPLHHGKECSNKAVVTAISTQPNKLTSIILAEEQETGQMLRCDVIVDRIHSITVETTTRELYLEDSPESFEIKALDDELNTFSSLEGEEFDWTLVNDPESDVPAATILR